The Alkalibacter saccharofermentans DSM 14828 DNA segment GGCCTTAATAAAGAGTCAAACAAGAGAAGCACATGATGTAATTAATGAAGCCAAGAAGCAAGGACTGTCCTTAATGGATATATACGAAGAGATCCTTGCAAAAGTAATGGTAGAAACAGGAGATCTTTGGCATAAAAACATTATTACTATAGATAAAGAGCACTATATTACTTCCGTTACTCAATCCGTGCTGTCGGGTTTTTATGATGAGATATTCAGTAAGCCGAGGAAAAACAAACGGATCGTTTCCTGCGCCGTGGGAAGTGAGCTGCATGAAATGGGTGCAAGAATGCTTTCCGACATGTTTGAATATCAAGGTTGGGACAGTTATTATCTAGGGGCGGCTCTTCCGGAAGCATCAATCTTAGAAGCGATTAAAGAACATCAACCTGATATTGTTGCTTTATCCGTGACCATGCCTCTTTACTTACCCACCTGTGAAAATATTGTGAAAGCTGTAAAAGAGAAATATCCGAGTGTAAAGATTGCCGTAGGGGGGCAAGCTTTTAAAAACACGGAAAAACTGTGGGAAATGTGGAACGTTGATTACTACTCCGCTACCGCCGATGTTTTTGTGAATTGGGCAGAAAAAACATATTGTTGAAAGTGGATTTTAGAAAGGAGGTTAGGGATGGATCAGTATGATATTTCCTTCTTCTTACAAGGGGATCGAAACTTGAACCTGTTAACTAAATATTGGTATGATCCCGTCTTTCTTATTTCCCCTCATCAAAGGAATTTAAAAGATATTTTTGAACCTAAGGACCGGGAACGGATTACAGAACTTGGAAACAAAGCCTACGATGAAGAAGGCAGCTTTATCTGTGATGATGGATTTCAAATTATTAGTCCAACGGTCACCATATCTCTATGTATGATGGTTAAAAATGAAAGAGTATTTGTTTTAGGGATGAATATCAGTCTTATGAGTAATGAGCAATCCAATTGTCGAGCTAAGGATGTAATCCATCGATTTATGGGGCTGATTATAAGCACGGATCGGGATCTGATGACCAATAATATGGAAATTGTTCGAAGCCAATTTGAAGAAATTCAAAAGTTGAATAATCAGCTTCAAAACATAAAACGGCAGTTGGAAAAGAGCAATGCCCAACTCCACCGGCTAAATTTAGACTTAAACAATCGCCTAGTAAAGGATGAACTTACCGGCCTTGTCAGCAGGTATCAATACCGAGAGGAAATTGAGATGGCAATCGCAAATGATCCCCAGAAATTTGGAATCTTTACATTTTTGGATCTCGACCGATTTAAACAGATAAATGATACCTTTGGACATCGGGCGGGTGACGAATATTTAAAGGAATTTGCCCGACGGTTGAAAGGCCTTCCCTTTGAGAACTTCATTGCCATAAGAATTTCGGGGGATGAATTCGGTCTTTATATCCATGGATATAAAGACGTCGGGGAAGCGGAGTGCCGGAAAATTTGGGAGAATATTCAAATCCATGTATTAGATACGCCTATCACAATAGATTCTCAAGAGCTAAAGATGCTTTGCAGTGGAGGGATGGCGGTTTATGGCCTTCATACCAAAAACTTTTTTGACCTGATCGAATATGCGGATTTTGCAATGTATGAAGCGAAAAATTCGAAGACAGATCTATTCAAAGTGTTTAATAAAGATCGTTACATGAAAAGAAATATCATGATACGTTAAGAAAAATAAAGGAGATGATTCAATGAGTTTAAGTAGACGTAAAAATCAATCCGATCTCAGTGATCAAATTAATGTCCTTACAAGGTCTGCTTTCGCCCTTGCGCTGTCTGTGGTTAGCCTTCTGCTTTTTAGAGGGTCAATCAGCATTGTTTCCACTTTTATCATTCCGGTAGTGATCGTACTTTTTTCAAAAAGGAATGAATTATTATCTTTTACATATATAGCCATAAGCCTTCTTATGGTGACAGTGTTGTTTTTTCAAACTCAAATTATTTTTGTCATCGGATACTTGCTGCTTTCCGTTCTGCTAAAGCATTTTTTGATGGATTCAGCCGTGAAGGTGAAGATTTCATTCTCAGGGATTTTGAAGTATCTTATTGCTGTGATTGTAATTTTGTTTATCGGTATTCAGCTAACCCAGATAATTTTTTTGATCCCTTTACACGATATGATGTTGAGGTTGTCAAATAATCTTCCTTATCGATACTTTGGTATT contains these protein-coding regions:
- a CDS encoding cobalamin B12-binding domain-containing protein, with amino-acid sequence MSLLVNYTDQRYVEIAQKVFQEQFKRDPKLEKELDERRKRLMYEDVVYNISFLMTAVHFSDGKIFEGYAIWIYELLCNLMKDLDRDRIMEHMNDHYLILSEILNSYPDGLLSEDELKKATDYLKTAMEVTTNAVTEISLSSKFQEGKHSELRIAYLEALIKSQTREAHDVINEAKKQGLSLMDIYEEILAKVMVETGDLWHKNIITIDKEHYITSVTQSVLSGFYDEIFSKPRKNKRIVSCAVGSELHEMGARMLSDMFEYQGWDSYYLGAALPEASILEAIKEHQPDIVALSVTMPLYLPTCENIVKAVKEKYPSVKIAVGGQAFKNTEKLWEMWNVDYYSATADVFVNWAEKTYC
- a CDS encoding GGDEF domain-containing protein translates to MDQYDISFFLQGDRNLNLLTKYWYDPVFLISPHQRNLKDIFEPKDRERITELGNKAYDEEGSFICDDGFQIISPTVTISLCMMVKNERVFVLGMNISLMSNEQSNCRAKDVIHRFMGLIISTDRDLMTNNMEIVRSQFEEIQKLNNQLQNIKRQLEKSNAQLHRLNLDLNNRLVKDELTGLVSRYQYREEIEMAIANDPQKFGIFTFLDLDRFKQINDTFGHRAGDEYLKEFARRLKGLPFENFIAIRISGDEFGLYIHGYKDVGEAECRKIWENIQIHVLDTPITIDSQELKMLCSGGMAVYGLHTKNFFDLIEYADFAMYEAKNSKTDLFKVFNKDRYMKRNIMIR